The Mauremys reevesii isolate NIE-2019 linkage group 1, ASM1616193v1, whole genome shotgun sequence genome segment ctaacagcatattgggctgcattagtaggagcattgccagcagattgagggaagcaatgattcccctctatttggtactggtgaggccacatcttgcatccagttttgggccccccatggcagaagggatgtggacaaattggagagtgtccagtagagggcagggccgcccagaggattccgggggcctggggtcttcggcggcggggggcccttccgttcctggacccgctggcgaagtgccccgaagacccgcggcggggaccccccgccgccaaattaccgccgaagcgggacccaccgccgaagcgcagcccggtcttcggcggtaattcggtggaggggggcccccgccgcgggtcttcagggcacttcggcggtgggtcccggaacggaagggccccccgccgccgaattaccgccgaagaccgggctgaacttcggcggcgggtcccgctccgtcttcggtggtaattcgccagcgggcggtccttccgctccggggcggaaggaccccccgccggcaaagaccggaagcggcagaagctcctgcgcccggccgcacaagagttttctgggccccccggagcgagtgagggaccccgctccaggggccccgaaaaactctggtgggggcccacgtggggctcggggcctgggacaaattgcccctcttgcccccccctctgggccaTCCTggtagagggcaacaaaaatgatcggggggctggggcacatgacttatgatgagaggctgagggaactgggcttgtttagtccacagaagagaagaatgaggggggatttgatagcagcctttaactacctgaagaagggttccaaagagggtgcagctcagctgttctcagtagtggcagatgacagaacaaggagcaatggtctcaagttgcagtgcgggaggtctaggttggatattaggaaaaactatttcactaggagggtggtgaagcactggaatgggttacctggggaggtggtggaatctccttccttagaggtttttaaggcccggcttgacaaagccctggctgggatgatttagttggtggtggcattggtcctgctttgagcagggggttggactagatgacctcctgaggtctcttccaaccctaatcttctatgattctatgatgtataTTACTGAATAAAAAGGTCACATTTTGTATACCAATTTGATTGCCACTCCACTGTATATGTGAAAAGTACATTACATTAGGAAACATGGTTTTGTATAACATGATTTGTATATAATCTATataattcactttctccacagttCTATGATATGGTCTCCTTTGAAAAATATtggttaaaataaatattaaatatgacCTGCCAAAGAAACAAATGGCCTTTGTTTCTTTGCCATGTAAGATGTCCTAAAAGGCATGTGTGGAGTAGATTTCTGCTTGTTTTCATATGTCTTTTCCATCCTGTCTTTCTTTCTAGAGTCTGTAGTCACCAATGAGTAGGAATATGGCAGCAGAAGTAACTAAGTAATTGAGAGTATCTGGGACTTTGAGTCAGacgatttagattttttttacaaTTATTTAGCTGTAGTGCCCCACAAAGAGTTGGGTGGAAAGGTCCTTGGTAAAGACTCACCTCCCCTTCCTTTTAAGTAAAGGGCTGATGAAGCTCCCATTCCAGTTTTCTAGTCCTCCAAGGAAACATCCAGCGTCAAACAGGGAAGACACGATTTGATAGTACTGGTATCTCTAAAGTAAAAATCATGCCTTTGTGGGTATTGGGAGCAATTTGCAGGACTTCTTTGTATAtaataaagaagaagaaaaagaaggacACCCACTTATCTTTTCCTTTGCTAATAAGCTGTGAACGTATTCCACATGTGTGTGTTTAACAGACTGAAAATAGCTGCATGTCAGGAAACGTAGGGAATAAGTATGTAACTATTGAAGGTAAATTCTCATTTAGACAAAGGATTTATTCTGGTAACCAAACAATGTTTCAGCTGGGCATAGAACAGGGTACAGATTTATTACAATTATTTGTGCTTTTACCTGAAGAGATGGGAACCTCACCTACATTCTGTGGGATGTGGTATAATTTCTTTTTTAGCTTAATGATTAAACTTTTATTGCaggtaaaaaaacccaaacattgttTTATTAAACAGCCAAGGCAGAGTACAGTGTCTGATAATAGTCTTGCCTCTCTTTGTAAGTCGGGGTGTTGACTGACTTGGCAGCTTCTGTAAACGTGCCGTGAAGCTGTGTCCTCTAGCCACTCTTTATTGAAATTGTGATAGAGATGAGTCAAAACAGGGAGTAGCTGAGTCATTTTATATATCCCACCAACCTCCACTACAGTCTGTCAGCAACATCCTGGGTATATAATAGTCAGAAAGGGTACCTTCAGACAATTGCATCTTTGGGCAATGGTGATGAAAGGCTACAATAACCTCCTGCCAAGAAGTGCCCATTTCATAGTCTGGGAAGCTGGCAGCCCCAACAAGTTTTTTCTCCCACAAAATTGGGGGTGGCTAGCAAATATTTTCTACAGCAAGCCACTTCTAGTTTAAACTGCATTAAGGACCTGCATCTAACCAGCATGGTTCTAgctgtgtttcttttgtttttgaattTACATGTTCGCGGTCACAAAACTGAAATATCGGACCTGACATGTTGCCCCGGGGTACTCTTGAGTGCACCAGACTCTAGGGTCTGTTGAATTTTTATCTCATTTTTAGATGCAATTGGCCAACTGGTGTAATTCAGTGTTGCTCCATTGGCTGCAGTGAGACTAGAACAAGAAGAGAAGTATGAAATTCTGTGGAGCTACACAGAACAAGGGAAAGAAATGTTGGAGCCCTGATTGGCCCCATATTGGGTCAGATTTcctgatagcaaacagatcaatgGGAATGGAGCAGTCACACTTTCATcccaatattattatttattattatcattattatatatttttattattattatgttatTTACAGTAGTGCTATGAGTTTCCAGGTAGGGATCAGGATCCCACTGCACTTAGCACTGTGCACACATGTAGTAAAAAGAAACTCCTTATTCCAAAGATGCAATGGGTGATGAAACAAAGATGACAATGCAGGAGAAGGAGGACAAGCCAATATCAATGCAAGCATGTTTTCGCATAGACTAGAACACAGTATAACTTGCCAACTGGTTTTTCTATAGGCATTATTGCACAAGGGTGTCTGAAGGAAACATATGAAGGGAGGATAAGGGAGCGACTTTATGGATTTTTGTGGGGAATTTGTTCCATGCACAAGGGACAGCATGATATAAAGCACACAAGTATTTGAGTTAGAAGTAGACTAATGGGTGGGAAAGACTGGCATTGTTGATGGCACAAAGATTTACATGTGGTAAGATAATGGATtgactgaacagaacagggctaAATTGTTAATGGACATAATGTTCTAAGAAGATGACACTGGATGCAAGAGAGTGGGGTGACATGGTTGAAACAACAAGCCAGGAGGGTGATTCTGATTTGATACGAGAGGGTGAAGGTTGAAGCAGTCAAGGCCAAAGAGGAGATGATGACAAAGTTAAGACACAAAACAATAAGGGTCTGGGTGAGAGCTTTGGCAATATGGACAGAACAAGGCAGGTGCTTAGAAATGTGGTGaaagaaaaagtgaaaaaattgggatatataattttaaaatatattcagggTATTTGTGTCAAGTCCTTCAGACCTTTTCTGTTTTAGAAATGTGAAGTGTCATGAACAGATGAAGCAGATGGCAGTTAATACCAAGTATAAAACACTTTATTTCCAAGATAGTGGGAAGTCCATTCAGAGTATAAAACACACATGAATATGTCATACTTTGTTATGAAAAGAAATCAAAGACCGTAGCTCTGCTTTGACTGATGGACATACACTAAATATGAACAATACTGAGATTGTAGACATTCATGAAAAAACAGCCCGTTTGCCTTTCCGAAATACTAGGTGCTTTGATATCATAGTGATGGGCTATTTTATAGAAAGCTAGCTAACTAGAATTTATTTTCTTAAGTTGCATATAATAATATTTAATGTTAACAGTTAAACCAGCTATTGCTTGTCATCACACGAATAACTCTCTTTGTATTAGGGTCAAACTCCCATTGCTTTGATCCATGGAAAAAGTAGAAGAATCCTAGAAATAAAAGTAAGAAGAATGATTATATTGTACAAGTCGTTTGTAGCTCTGTTTCACAAATAATGCTGGAGACAATCGCAAAATAACATCTTCCATATGCACAGAAAACCTCTTGTTACTTTCTGCTCTTAGcaaggtaataataataatggcatATAATGTGACTAATATAATAATGACTAATAATATTTTTAATCCTTCTGAAATTTACAACAGTGCAAATCTTCCACTTGAAAGTTCATTCCACGTACCTTTATGCTGGAAAACAGCATCAACTTTCTTGCCAATTCCTGGAAAATCATCTATTATCTGTCTTGGATAGCCCTTTTCCATGGTTTGACTGCTTTCCTCATACCTGAATGATATAACAGGGTGGAATGGATTTGCAAGAATTtaagccctaatcctgcaaagacttaagtaCATGGTTAACTTTATTCACCAGTAAATACAAACAATAGGAAACCACAGACAACTATAAATTCAACGAACATTGTGTGGCTGACTTGAATCATCAGACTAAGGAAATACACAATGATGATAAAGCCTCATTGACTCATACCGTGGTCCTTACTTATTGCAAGGATCTCTGAAGAATGACTAGCTTTGCATAATGGGCCACTCACATGACTAGTTTATTATCTGTCTTATCTGCCTGTATCTTATTTCTCTTCTATTTGGGTGCTAAAAGGCACTCCTGTGAATTAGGGTGAGCAGGGTTTGGCTTAAATGTATTGCAAATCCAATACAAAGCAGATAAATAATGGAGAGTTAAGGACAGTTAGTTTCATTGTACCTATCGGTTCCAGGTTCCATGCTAAGCCATGCTTCCACTGCACCTACCCATGCTACTGTGACTACAcagctatttatactcatgctctCTTAACAAGAGCTAACCACGAGTCTGTGTATGTGAGCAGAGGAATCGCACGTCCAGCTCATAGAGTAGACATAGGCCTACACTGTGACTCAATTTACTGTTATTTGTAGACAAGTTAGAGAAGGTAAAGTCCTGTTGGACCatccagtccatctccctgccaacAGAGGATTGCTTTGTATAGTACATTTTCTAGTTTTTTGTCCACTTTATTTGTAAAAGTCCCAAGTGTTAAGGCTTCTACCATTTTCCTTGAATACTCTTATTGTCTTGTACAGTGCACCAAAAGAAATCTACATGCAGAGTACTGTATTAACGGTCCTGTTAAACAGATCTTTGAAAGAGAAGCAAAGGTATATTCTTTTCTGAGTTCAGGAGTCATTTAAACAAATGCTTTCCTTGAAAATTGAAATATATTCCTTATTAAAGTGTCCTAGCTGTCTAAATATTTAAAGGGCAAATCTTATCTTTAAATGCACACATGAAGGTTGCCTGGAAGTCAACCAGAAAGCAAAAATTTTAGCCATTGATCTTACCTCCAATACTTGTCACCTACAAAAAAGTCTGTTTTTCCTGAGTTTTTATTTGAAACAGCTGCATCAATTTTCTTAACACTCCTTGGGAAACCCAATATGTTGATGTTCTTAGGATAACCAGGGAGCACCTGGTACCCACTGATAACCCAGAAATTATTCCCTGTTAAAAACAACAATAAGATTTGTAATGTTTCACCTGTGGTTTATGACAAGTCAAACAAACACAAGTTAGGataaccagatgtcccgattttatagggacagtcccaattttggggtctttttcttagatgggctcctattgccccccaccccatcccgatttttcacacttgatgtctggtcaccctaacacaaATGCATTTGCTTAATGGAAGTAACACATGGGCCTGCACGGTAGTAGAATTCAGGAAATCCCATGTAAGAAAAACTAGGTGAAATTTTCTGTCGTTGTTCATTCTATACAGGCCAGGTCTATACAAGGACTTACACTGGTGTAGATATATCTCTCAAGGTGTGagaaatccatacccctgagagatgtagctataccaATCTCACCTCTCCCCGCTACTCCCTCCCTTCTCCTGTgaagacagcactaggtcaacagaagaattcttccatcaacctacctatggcctcttggggaggtggattacctacatcagTGGGAAAATCTGCCCGTTGACATAGGTATTCCAGGTACATAGGTATTGAGCACATTGAAACACTACACACCTTGTGCTTTCCTCACATGTCCTCCCAAAAATTACATGTAAGAAGAATTTAGAGAAAATCATACATATTTTACCTTTGAAAAATAGAATCTGATCTTTAATATTTTCATAAGCAGCTTGAATACCAGATGGCAGAGAAGGCCAGAATGTAGAAATTAATTCAAGTTCAACTTCTGAATTACCAGGATAAACTCTCCATATTTGCCTGATTTAAATATGATACAATTTTCACAGTAAATAATAAACCCACATACATTTCTGTATATTCATAAGACTGTAAACAGTGATGGGACTTATAACCTCTTTCTTGTCAAGGGAATCTAGCAGGATACCATGTGCATTCTATTAATCAGTCAATGATTTCACCATGCCAGAAAGTAAAATATTGGCCATACTGGGAAAGAAAATTCTGTCACTTGCTGCAGTCAAATATCCAAATATGTCAGCTACTTCTAAAAAACCCCTTTTGTTGACTGACTGGTCCAACCTTGGTGGTGACTGACTAAGAATATAAGTTAGGACTAGATGAGGGATTGGGTAGTTCCTGTGCCACATTCTAACATGAAAGAATCAGCTAGAGGATCCAGGACACAGAAAATAATGAGTCTGATTCTGATCTGCTAATTTATGAGTTCCCGCTGACTGTGGGCTTGTACAGGCATAACTGAGAACCTAATTTGGCCCCAAGAGGTATTACAGAGCATAGCCATTCCTTTGCAAATGATGGCAGAATTTACTTATCTCACAACTCAATTTGACCATCTGCTTATTTTGGAATGAATCATAGACTTTGCTGGGCCTGAGATATTTTCTGGGAAAGACAAGCAACTCTTGCCAGAGGACTCACTTCACCTCTAGTATAAATGTAGGTGAGTTTGTAAATAGCTTCACTGTTAACAATAAAACATCTCTTATTTCTGTGGGTTATTAATTCTGAaatctccttttctttctttcaatcCATCTATCTATGGTGCTGATCACTGGCGCACGTTGTTGCATTCAGTCATTAAGAAATAACGTAAACGAAACGCCAAACAAAGGTTAATGTCATTTGAAGAGGGACGGGGTTTACCTGTCTTTAAAAAACATGACTTCTCTGCGCAGTGTAGTGATAGCATCGAAAGACACCATAGGGTCACAGGTTTTAGGTGCTGTGGGTCTGGCTGGCTCATCCGGGGTGTTAGGAGAGGGTCCTAGGGAAAGCAGTTTAAAAAGAATATACCAAAATGTGTGGGGATAGTCATGTATTTCACACACAGAGGAACAATATGGAACTATAGTTAGTTTTAAATTATTTCACTTTGTTTGAGATATTGcttgtttctgtttttttgaGGAGATGGATTCTACTCACCGTAAATGGCCTGTATACCATTAATGTCATCCGGGGAGAGCAGGAATTCAGTGGGGTTGATGAAGGC includes the following:
- the LOC120375111 gene encoding matrix metalloproteinase-27-like isoform X3; the encoded protein is MVEKIQKMQEFFGLEVTGKPDPETLEVMQKPRCGVPDVGQYGFILPGWKKKQLTYRIVNYTPDMTQSDVDKAIQKAFKVWSTVSPLTFTRIYKGIADIMIAFGTGAHGRCPRYFDGPLGVLGHAFPPGNGIGGDVHFDEDEHWTEGSAGFNLFLVAAHEFGHALGLSHSTDRGALMFPNYAFINPTEFLLSPDDINGIQAIYGPSPNTPDEPARPTAPKTCDPMVSFDAITTLRREVMFFKDRQIWRVYPGNSEVELELISTFWPSLPSGIQAAYENIKDQILFFKGNNFWVISGYQVLPGYPKNINILGFPRSVKKIDAAVSNKNSGKTDFFVGDKYWRYEESSQTMEKGYPRQIIDDFPGIGKKVDAVFQHKGFFYFFHGSKQWEFDPNTKRVIRVMTSNSWFNC
- the LOC120375111 gene encoding matrix metalloproteinase-27-like isoform X2, with product MQLVQEYLEKFYELQPDPEHLAWRRSTSPMVEKIQKMQEFFGLEVTGKPDPETLEVMQKPRCGVPDVGQYGFILPGWKKKQLTYRIVNYTPDMTQSDVDKAIQKAFKVWSTVSPLTFTRIYKGIADIMIAFGTGAHGRCPRYFDGPLGVLGHAFPPGNGIGGDVHFDEDEHWTEGSAGFNLFLVAAHEFGHALGLSHSTDRGALMFPNYAFINPTEFLLSPDDINGIQAIYGPSPNTPDEPARPTAPKTCDPMVSFDAITTLRREVMFFKDRQIWRVYPGNSEVELELISTFWPSLPSGIQAAYENIKDQILFFKGNNFWVISGYQVLPGYPKNINILGFPRSVKKIDAAVSNKNSGKTDFFVGDKYWRYEESSQTMEKGYPRQIIDDFPGIGKKVDAVFQHKGFFYFFHGSKQWEFDPNTKRVIRVMTSNSWFNC